The Chthoniobacterales bacterium genome includes a window with the following:
- a CDS encoding sigma-70 family RNA polymerase sigma factor — MSTLARLYDDHASALYAFALELTRREAEAADILQEIFCQLATRPRLLHGVRNERAFLLRMIYTRAVDAARRRAVRQRHAEAEAAAPPLFSDPNPADDCDEAAFRDSLVRALGDLPPEQRAVVHLKLWQGLTFEEIADSLRISPNTAASRYRYGMDKLRTLLRPLYEEIQ; from the coding sequence ATGTCCACCCTCGCCCGCCTCTACGACGACCACGCGTCCGCGCTCTACGCCTTCGCGCTCGAGCTCACGCGCCGCGAGGCGGAGGCGGCCGATATCCTCCAGGAAATTTTCTGCCAGCTTGCCACCCGCCCCAGGCTGCTCCACGGAGTTCGCAACGAGCGCGCCTTCCTGCTTCGCATGATCTACACGCGCGCGGTCGATGCGGCTCGCCGCCGCGCCGTCCGCCAGCGCCACGCGGAAGCCGAGGCCGCCGCGCCACCACTCTTCTCGGACCCCAACCCCGCCGACGACTGCGACGAAGCCGCCTTCCGCGACTCCCTCGTCCGCGCCCTCGGCGACCTTCCGCCCGAGCAACGAGCGGTCGTCCATCTCAAGCTCTGGCAGGGCCTCACCTTCGAGGAAATCGCCGACTCCCTTCGCATTTCCCCAAACACCGCAGCCAGTCGCTACCGCTACGGCATGGACAAATTACGCACGCTGCTGCGTCCGCTTTACGAGGAGATCCAATGA
- a CDS encoding 2-oxoglutarate dehydrogenase E1 component: MNSSFTARWNEALLDDNYELWSRNPTAVSADWAAFFEGFELGCAKPVSKNGAAPAAPATNGSATTLSGTGIANTSFETRVEGLVYMYRTLGHSIAKLDPLSSTAPESPLLSLEELGFTEADLDTTVSSRFFRDGRKMKLREMIAELKEIYSDTIGAEFMHIQNPTIRNWVLKRMEDRSDWARHDGPIQRDVLRKLLKAEEFERFLHTKYQGNKRFSLEGGEALIVALEVILKNCPKAGIKEIVLGMAHRGRLNVLANFLHKPLALIFNEFSENYVPQSVGGSGDVKYHLGYQTTRHPEPNWDVEVHLAANPSHLEAVDPVVQGKARARQRVVGDTETRKQVLPLLVHGDAAFIGQGIVAEVFNMSQLPGYSTGGTVHIVVNNQIGFTTLPKDSRSTPYCTDVAKMIEAPIFHVNGEDPLAVIQVAEFATEFRQEFGRDVVIDIYCYRRHGHNELDEPSFTQPDLYNQIANHPLLSEIFSQEIIKLGTLSREDVATIKAETIGELETALAEVKASQSEAASKPAGAAKNELAGSTAIFQPPYSHEPIDTAITPETLEKIVGALTTVPEDFRILSKLKRILIDRRKKVWKEGGPYDWAFAEALAFGSLLLENTPVRLSGQDSRRGTFSHRLSVIYDEVSRDRHYIPLNHISDKQAKFCVYNSPLSEYAVLGFDYGYSLDYPSMLCMWEAQFGDFVNGAQIIIDQFISSAESKWQRPSSIVMLLPHGYEGQGPEHSSARLERFLQGCAEENMLVCNLTTPAQYFHVLRRQIHTSYRKPLVIMTPKSLLRLEAAVSKTEDFTNSRFYEILEGPAPKDPRKVERVILCTGKVYYDLQNYRTQNGLDDKTAIVRIEQLYPLYGEKLKRIVAPYKNAKSLVWCQEEPQNMGAWFFLAYQLADLFERPVKYAGRRPAASPAAGSIAVHKKEQAALVKDAFTL, translated from the coding sequence ATGAACAGTTCTTTTACCGCCCGCTGGAACGAGGCGTTGCTCGACGATAACTACGAACTCTGGAGCAGGAATCCAACCGCCGTCAGCGCCGACTGGGCCGCTTTCTTCGAGGGCTTCGAACTCGGTTGCGCCAAGCCCGTTTCCAAAAATGGCGCCGCACCTGCCGCCCCGGCCACCAATGGCTCCGCGACGACTCTTTCCGGCACCGGCATTGCCAACACCAGCTTCGAGACCCGCGTGGAAGGGCTCGTCTACATGTATCGCACGCTGGGCCACTCGATCGCCAAGCTCGATCCTCTTTCCTCCACCGCGCCGGAGAGCCCGCTCCTCTCCCTCGAGGAACTCGGCTTCACCGAGGCCGACCTCGACACGACCGTCAGCTCCCGCTTCTTCCGCGACGGCCGCAAGATGAAGCTCCGCGAGATGATCGCCGAGCTGAAGGAAATCTACTCGGACACGATCGGCGCCGAGTTCATGCACATCCAGAATCCCACGATCCGGAACTGGGTGCTCAAGCGCATGGAAGACCGCAGCGATTGGGCCAGGCATGACGGCCCGATCCAGCGCGACGTCCTCCGCAAGCTTCTCAAGGCCGAGGAATTCGAGCGTTTCCTCCACACGAAATATCAGGGCAACAAGCGCTTCTCGCTCGAAGGCGGCGAAGCCCTCATCGTCGCTCTCGAGGTCATCCTCAAGAACTGCCCGAAGGCCGGCATCAAGGAAATCGTCCTCGGCATGGCGCACCGCGGTCGCCTGAACGTTCTCGCGAACTTCCTCCACAAGCCGCTCGCCCTCATTTTCAACGAGTTCTCCGAGAACTACGTGCCGCAGTCCGTCGGCGGCAGCGGCGACGTGAAATACCACCTCGGCTACCAGACCACGCGTCATCCCGAGCCGAACTGGGACGTTGAAGTCCACCTCGCAGCGAACCCCAGCCATCTCGAGGCCGTTGATCCGGTCGTCCAGGGCAAGGCCCGGGCCCGCCAGCGCGTGGTCGGCGATACCGAGACGCGTAAGCAGGTGCTCCCGCTCCTCGTGCACGGCGATGCCGCCTTTATCGGCCAGGGCATCGTCGCCGAGGTCTTCAACATGTCGCAGCTCCCGGGTTACTCCACCGGCGGCACCGTTCACATCGTCGTGAACAACCAGATCGGCTTCACCACGCTGCCGAAGGATTCCCGCTCCACGCCGTATTGCACGGACGTGGCGAAGATGATCGAGGCGCCGATCTTCCACGTGAACGGCGAAGACCCGCTCGCCGTCATTCAGGTCGCCGAGTTTGCCACGGAGTTCCGCCAGGAATTCGGTCGGGACGTCGTCATCGATATCTACTGCTACCGCCGCCACGGCCATAACGAGCTCGACGAGCCCAGCTTCACCCAGCCCGATCTCTACAACCAGATCGCGAACCACCCGCTCCTGAGCGAAATCTTCAGCCAGGAGATCATCAAGCTCGGGACTCTTTCCAGGGAAGACGTCGCCACGATCAAGGCCGAGACGATCGGCGAGCTCGAGACGGCTCTCGCCGAGGTGAAGGCCAGCCAGTCCGAGGCTGCCTCGAAGCCCGCCGGCGCCGCGAAGAACGAACTCGCCGGCTCTACCGCCATCTTCCAGCCGCCCTACTCCCACGAGCCGATCGATACCGCGATCACGCCCGAGACGCTCGAGAAGATCGTCGGCGCGCTCACGACCGTTCCTGAAGACTTCCGCATTCTCTCGAAGCTCAAGCGCATCCTCATCGACCGTCGCAAGAAAGTCTGGAAGGAAGGCGGCCCCTATGACTGGGCCTTCGCCGAGGCTCTCGCCTTCGGTTCGCTGCTCCTCGAGAACACGCCCGTTCGCCTCTCCGGTCAGGACAGCCGCCGCGGCACGTTCAGCCACCGCCTGAGCGTCATTTACGACGAGGTTTCCCGCGATCGGCACTACATTCCGCTGAACCACATCAGCGACAAGCAGGCCAAATTCTGCGTCTACAACAGCCCGCTGTCGGAATACGCCGTCCTCGGCTTCGATTACGGCTACTCGCTCGACTACCCCTCCATGCTCTGCATGTGGGAGGCGCAGTTCGGCGATTTCGTGAACGGCGCGCAGATCATCATCGACCAGTTCATTTCCTCCGCGGAGTCGAAGTGGCAGCGCCCGAGCTCCATCGTCATGCTTCTGCCCCACGGCTACGAAGGCCAGGGCCCCGAGCACTCCAGCGCCCGCCTCGAGCGCTTCCTCCAGGGCTGCGCCGAGGAAAACATGCTGGTCTGCAATCTCACGACGCCCGCCCAGTATTTCCACGTGCTGCGTCGCCAGATTCACACGAGCTACCGCAAGCCGCTCGTCATCATGACGCCGAAGAGCCTCCTCCGTCTCGAGGCCGCCGTCTCGAAGACCGAGGACTTCACGAACTCCCGCTTCTACGAAATCCTCGAAGGCCCCGCGCCGAAGGATCCCAGGAAGGTCGAGCGCGTCATCCTCTGCACGGGCAAAGTCTACTACGACCTCCAGAATTACCGCACGCAGAACGGCCTGGACGACAAGACGGCCATCGTCCGCATCGAGCAGCTCTATCCGCTCTACGGCGAGAAGCTGAAGCGCATCGTCGCACCCTACAAGAACGCGAAATCCCTCGTCTGGTGCCAGGAGGAGCCGCAGAACATGGGCGCCTGGTTCTTCCTCGCCTATCAGCTCGCGGACCTCTTCGAGCGCCCGGTCAAATACGCCGGTCGCAGGCCCGCTGCCAGCCCGGCTGCCGGCTCCATCGCCGTCCACAAAAAGGAACAAGCGGCGCTGGTCAAAGATGCGTTCACTTTGTAA